In one Arenibacter antarcticus genomic region, the following are encoded:
- a CDS encoding ABC transporter ATP-binding protein, whose product MKLVLETKNIDKHFHKPKDFHVLKDISLKVGQGEFASIMGKSGCGKSTLLYILSTMDTDYTGELYLNGELITGMPQQDLSRIRNKHIGFVFQFHYLLSEFSVLENVMLPAKKLAEKSHDEIEQDAMGKLRMLHIEHLAQQKASRISGGEKQRVAIARALINNPSILMGDEPTGNLDSQNSENVFGIFKRLKEEHGLSLLVVTHDEDFAKRTDRIIEMEDGRISS is encoded by the coding sequence ATGAAGCTGGTTCTAGAAACTAAAAACATTGACAAACACTTTCACAAGCCCAAGGATTTTCATGTCCTCAAGGATATTTCATTAAAGGTGGGGCAGGGGGAGTTTGCTTCTATTATGGGGAAGTCTGGTTGTGGAAAATCCACTTTACTCTATATCCTCTCAACGATGGATACAGATTATACAGGAGAGCTCTATTTAAACGGGGAATTAATTACTGGGATGCCGCAGCAAGACCTTTCGCGCATCCGTAATAAACATATCGGTTTTGTATTCCAGTTTCATTATCTGTTATCGGAATTCAGTGTTTTGGAAAATGTAATGCTGCCCGCCAAGAAATTGGCCGAGAAGTCGCATGACGAAATAGAGCAAGATGCGATGGGAAAGCTTAGGATGCTGCACATAGAGCATTTGGCCCAACAAAAGGCATCTAGGATCTCTGGAGGCGAAAAGCAGCGTGTAGCCATCGCTAGGGCACTAATTAACAACCCTTCTATCCTAATGGGCGATGAACCTACTGGGAATTTAGATAGCCAAAACTCGGAAAATGTATTTGGTATTTTTAAACGTTTAAAAGAGGAGCATGGACTGTCGCTTTTAGTCGTAACCCATGACGAGGATTTTGCTAAGCGTACCGATAGAATAATTGAAATGGAGGATGGACGGATTTCTAGTTAA
- a CDS encoding FtsX-like permease family protein, translating into MINWKVILKIAKTHLLTKMKSTVTASLGVTFGIAAYITLVSFMTGLNEMLDNLILNQTPHIHLYNEIKPSDVQPVAHYDQFKNSMNVVHSIKPKQGQQKIHNALPILHYLKKDERVLGATPQLRAQIFYLSGSIELGGNLIGVDVMEETRLSNMRDYIVGGSPEALKNTENGILLGSGLASKMSLTVGDRVQISTVRGDVFPLKIVGIYQSGIADIDNVQSYANLKTVQRILGEPLNYITDINVKLFDLEKAPAMAQSLVSQFKVTATDINQANAQFETGSNIRNLITYAVSITLLVVAGFGIYNILNMLIYEKMKDIAILKATGFSGRDVQLIFMSQAMIIGILGGLLGLILGYVLSVMIDRVPFETEALPTITTYPINFNIAYYVIGITFALLSTFIAGWLPSYKAKHIDPVRIIRGT; encoded by the coding sequence ATGATCAATTGGAAAGTGATACTGAAAATTGCCAAGACCCACTTGCTGACCAAGATGAAATCTACGGTCACCGCTTCATTAGGAGTAACTTTTGGTATTGCAGCCTATATCACCCTGGTCAGTTTTATGACAGGACTCAATGAAATGTTAGATAACCTTATTTTAAATCAAACACCACACATTCACCTATACAACGAAATAAAACCAAGTGATGTGCAACCTGTGGCTCATTACGATCAGTTTAAAAACTCCATGAATGTGGTGCATTCCATAAAACCAAAACAAGGCCAGCAAAAAATTCATAATGCCCTTCCCATTTTGCATTATCTAAAGAAGGATGAACGGGTACTTGGGGCAACTCCCCAACTGCGTGCCCAGATTTTTTACCTCTCCGGTTCCATAGAGCTGGGTGGGAATTTGATTGGGGTTGATGTTATGGAGGAAACTCGACTTTCCAATATGCGAGATTATATTGTTGGAGGGAGTCCCGAAGCGCTTAAGAATACCGAAAACGGTATTTTATTGGGGTCTGGCCTAGCTTCAAAAATGTCGCTAACGGTGGGGGATAGGGTACAGATAAGTACAGTTCGGGGAGACGTTTTCCCTCTGAAAATAGTGGGTATCTATCAAAGTGGAATTGCCGATATAGACAATGTTCAAAGTTATGCCAATCTAAAGACGGTACAACGTATTTTAGGCGAACCCTTAAATTATATCACGGATATTAATGTAAAGCTATTTGATTTGGAAAAGGCACCCGCCATGGCTCAAAGTTTGGTGAGCCAGTTTAAGGTTACCGCCACGGATATCAATCAGGCCAATGCCCAATTTGAAACTGGTTCCAATATTAGAAACCTAATTACCTATGCCGTATCCATTACCCTTTTAGTAGTAGCAGGATTCGGAATTTATAATATTTTAAACATGCTCATTTATGAGAAAATGAAAGATATTGCCATTCTAAAGGCTACCGGATTTTCTGGTAGGGACGTGCAATTGATTTTTATGAGTCAAGCAATGATCATTGGAATTTTAGGTGGTCTATTGGGATTAATCTTAGGATACGTGCTTTCTGTAATGATAGATCGGGTACCCTTTGAGACCGAAGCATTACCTACCATAACCACTTATCCCATTAATTTCAATATTGCCTATTACGTCATAGGTATAACTTTTGCGTTACTGTCCACATTTATAGCGGGGTGGTTGCCCTCATACAAGGCAAAACATATTGACCCTGTGCGAATCATCCGCGGGACTTAA
- a CDS encoding efflux RND transporter periplasmic adaptor subunit, whose translation MMTIFTTMCYWLLVVAILLLGSCDRPQEKIFPKESSLTESVYASATVQPDSLYRVYAAVGGILERNLVEEGDLVQLGTPLLQIINIAPKLNTENAKLSLQLAEDNYSGSAALLKDLEEQIQAATLNLRNDSINFFRQNRLWEQQIGSKVELDNRQLAYELSQNNRNILESRYARSKKELQTHVQQARNNYESARINTKDFTVSSKINGKVYALFKEPGEIVSTMEPLAAVGSASVFVIELLVDEVDIVKLSLGQEALISLDAYPLEVFTATVKKIYPRKDERSQTFKIEAVFNAPPKTLYPGLAGEGNIIIAKKENVLTIPRAYLMDGNTVNTPDGVVEVSVGLQNLDRVEILEGVNENTALIKPEE comes from the coding sequence ATGATGACAATTTTCACAACTATGTGTTATTGGTTACTTGTAGTTGCAATTTTACTTTTGGGATCCTGTGATAGACCTCAGGAAAAAATATTTCCAAAAGAATCATCGCTAACAGAATCGGTATATGCTTCAGCGACTGTTCAACCAGATAGCTTATATAGGGTATATGCGGCTGTAGGCGGAATTTTGGAGCGAAATTTAGTGGAAGAGGGGGATTTGGTACAGCTAGGAACACCCTTATTGCAGATCATAAATATCGCCCCAAAACTCAATACAGAAAATGCTAAACTCTCTCTTCAATTGGCAGAGGATAATTATAGTGGCAGTGCTGCCCTATTAAAAGATTTAGAAGAGCAAATACAGGCGGCAACCTTAAATTTAAGAAATGATTCCATCAACTTTTTTCGACAAAATCGGTTATGGGAACAGCAGATCGGATCAAAGGTGGAGTTGGATAACCGACAGTTGGCCTATGAACTTTCCCAAAACAATCGCAACATTTTAGAAAGCAGGTATGCCCGTTCTAAGAAAGAATTGCAAACCCATGTGCAGCAGGCACGCAATAATTATGAATCGGCAAGGATAAACACCAAAGACTTTACCGTAAGCAGTAAGATTAATGGGAAAGTCTATGCCCTTTTTAAGGAGCCAGGAGAAATTGTAAGCACTATGGAACCCCTGGCAGCAGTGGGTAGCGCCTCGGTTTTTGTGATTGAACTGTTGGTAGATGAGGTAGATATTGTAAAACTATCCCTTGGTCAAGAAGCTCTTATCAGCTTGGATGCCTATCCCTTAGAGGTATTTACGGCAACGGTTAAGAAAATCTATCCCCGAAAGGATGAACGTTCGCAAACTTTTAAGATTGAAGCCGTTTTTAATGCCCCTCCCAAAACGTTGTATCCTGGCTTGGCGGGGGAGGGCAACATTATTATTGCGAAAAAGGAAAATGTCTTAACCATCCCCAGAGCCTATCTTATGGATGGCAATACCGTGAACACGCCCGATGGGGTGGTGGAGGTCTCGGTAGGGCTACAAAATTTAGATCGAGTAGAAATACTAGAAGGTGTCAACGAAAATACAGCACTTATAAAACCCGAGGAATGA
- a CDS encoding universal stress protein — MKKILIPTDFSENSKNAIRYALDLFKETPCHFYLLYVNIDGSDYLEKPVYNLGTNILVEKRPKVIEEKLKDLEKFINSAFSKNQDHLFTTLNEEGFFLKAIRKHILDKKIELIVMGTRGATEIKEFFMGSNAGDVITKVACDVLIIPDKAQYSGFKQVIFPVDFESPLVEATIKTIRQLIGSQKTHLKLVYITKSGISLFKEVETLQKQWVEKLSKSIPNPVSFHRVVNKKIENGIHHFAKSTNADLIIMISKDYGLIHKLFLDTTVEEVSFTTKIPLLSIQG, encoded by the coding sequence ATGAAAAAAATATTAATTCCCACAGATTTTTCCGAGAATTCCAAGAACGCTATACGCTACGCGCTTGATCTGTTTAAGGAGACCCCGTGTCATTTTTATCTTCTCTATGTTAATATAGACGGATCGGACTATTTGGAAAAACCAGTTTATAATTTGGGTACTAACATCTTGGTAGAGAAGAGACCCAAAGTGATAGAGGAGAAATTAAAAGATTTAGAGAAATTTATAAACTCCGCTTTCTCCAAAAATCAGGACCATCTATTTACAACGCTTAATGAAGAAGGTTTTTTTCTGAAAGCAATACGGAAACATATCTTAGATAAGAAAATAGAACTTATAGTTATGGGAACGCGTGGTGCTACAGAAATAAAGGAGTTCTTTATGGGGAGTAATGCCGGGGATGTAATTACAAAGGTAGCATGTGATGTTTTGATCATCCCAGATAAGGCCCAATACTCCGGATTTAAACAGGTAATCTTCCCTGTAGATTTTGAATCGCCCTTAGTGGAAGCTACCATTAAAACAATCCGCCAATTGATAGGTTCACAAAAAACACACCTGAAATTAGTGTATATAACCAAGTCGGGGATATCACTATTTAAAGAGGTAGAAACACTACAAAAGCAATGGGTGGAGAAGTTGTCTAAATCCATACCTAACCCTGTTAGTTTCCACAGGGTAGTCAACAAAAAAATCGAGAATGGAATTCACCACTTTGCGAAAAGCACTAATGCAGACCTTATCATCATGATTTCCAAAGATTATGGGCTCATACATAAATTGTTTTTGGACACCACGGTAGAGGAAGTTAGCTTTACTACAAAAATTCCCCTGTTGTCCATTCAAGGATAA
- a CDS encoding universal stress protein has protein sequence MDKRILVPTDFSKNALNAVRYALDLYKKLHCEFYFLNVFRLDSYTTSSLLVPEPGSAEYEKAKAKSEEEFAKLLEMIALHQDNHKHSYYTISSFNFLSEALKQTIAHKDIDLVIMGTQGASGTKGVIFGSNTVNTMEKVRACPVLAIPENVRYTSPKEIVFPTDYKSTYKRKELNYLLEIAQLHQAHIRVIYVSKKMDLTEEQENNKRLLKEILETVDHSFHTICEKDISYGITSFAESKKSDMIAFINRKHYFFGSIFSRPLVKEIGYNATVPILALH, from the coding sequence ATGGACAAAAGAATATTAGTCCCTACCGATTTTTCCAAAAACGCTCTAAATGCGGTAAGATATGCTTTGGACCTCTACAAAAAGTTACACTGTGAATTCTATTTTCTAAATGTTTTTAGGCTGGATAGCTATACGACCAGCAGCCTATTGGTTCCTGAACCAGGGAGTGCGGAATATGAAAAGGCAAAAGCGAAATCTGAGGAAGAATTCGCAAAGCTATTGGAGATGATAGCTCTTCATCAGGATAACCATAAACATTCCTATTATACCATATCCTCGTTTAATTTTTTATCGGAGGCATTAAAACAGACCATTGCCCATAAGGATATCGATTTAGTGATTATGGGTACTCAAGGGGCCTCAGGCACAAAAGGGGTGATCTTTGGGAGCAATACGGTAAATACTATGGAAAAAGTAAGGGCGTGCCCTGTTTTGGCAATACCGGAAAACGTGCGTTATACCTCACCCAAGGAAATTGTTTTCCCAACAGATTACAAGTCTACCTACAAGAGAAAGGAATTGAACTACCTCCTGGAAATTGCCCAACTACACCAAGCACACATCAGGGTAATTTATGTGAGTAAAAAAATGGATTTAACAGAAGAACAAGAGAATAACAAACGTTTATTAAAAGAGATCCTGGAGACAGTAGACCACAGTTTCCATACCATATGCGAAAAAGATATTTCCTATGGGATTACCTCGTTTGCAGAAAGTAAGAAGAGCGATATGATCGCTTTCATTAATCGGAAACACTATTTCTTCGGTAGCATATTTTCTAGGCCCTTGGTCAAGGAAATAGGGTATAATGCAACCGTTCCAATTTTAGCGTTACACTAA
- a CDS encoding mechanosensitive ion channel domain-containing protein: MIELLDFFDNPIVSKITKLILWVLFIVLIIGFLRKLLKKRISDISIRYKAQKGVEVIGYLLIGLLILISFTVENIENYTVVIGLFTAGITFTLQELILSIAGSFYIFFVRVYKPGDRIEINGIKGDVIDIDSIYTTMMEIGEWVSSDNYSGRIVKISNAFVFKGPIKNYSMDFPFVWDELDILITFDSDVELAKKIMLDTATKLLSEYTENSLAKWEEMVAHYYIENARLEPTLALRLTDNWIAINLRYITDYKLRRVTKNNLYYHISQAVSATYGKVTLASTTLQLLKIPELDVNLKK; the protein is encoded by the coding sequence ATGATTGAACTACTCGACTTTTTTGATAATCCCATTGTTTCTAAGATCACAAAACTTATACTATGGGTACTCTTCATTGTGCTGATAATAGGTTTTTTACGGAAGCTTTTAAAAAAGCGCATAAGCGATATCTCTATACGCTATAAAGCCCAAAAAGGAGTTGAGGTAATTGGTTATCTTCTAATCGGTTTATTGATATTAATTTCCTTTACGGTAGAAAACATAGAAAACTATACCGTTGTTATTGGTCTTTTTACCGCAGGGATTACATTTACCCTGCAAGAACTTATCCTTAGTATAGCAGGTTCTTTTTATATCTTTTTTGTTCGCGTTTACAAACCTGGAGACCGGATAGAGATCAATGGAATTAAGGGAGATGTTATTGATATAGATAGTATTTACACCACTATGATGGAAATAGGCGAATGGGTAAGCAGCGATAATTATTCTGGTAGAATAGTAAAAATAAGTAATGCCTTTGTCTTTAAAGGCCCCATAAAGAACTACTCCATGGATTTCCCCTTTGTTTGGGACGAATTGGATATCCTAATAACCTTTGATTCCGATGTGGAATTGGCTAAAAAAATAATGTTGGATACCGCTACAAAATTGCTTTCGGAATATACAGAAAACTCTTTGGCAAAATGGGAGGAAATGGTAGCCCACTATTATATTGAAAATGCTAGACTAGAACCAACCTTAGCCCTGCGTTTAACCGATAATTGGATAGCAATAAATCTAAGATATATCACCGATTACAAGTTGAGGAGGGTAACAAAGAATAATTTGTATTACCACATATCACAAGCTGTTTCGGCCACATATGGGAAGGTCACCCTAGCATCAACTACACTACAATTACTAAAAATACCCGAATTGGATGTAAACCTAAAAAAATAG
- the cls gene encoding cardiolipin synthase, whose protein sequence is MWYVILISIYLISSGLIVITVLLHGARPSKTLAWVLAIFTVPVGGILLYLLLGRNRRKNKLLKLKKQAFLNLPQPTAYHMDSLKGEYQKLMKLVYKNSFFPPTVNNRLHLLKDGKTTFEAIFSALENAEEQIHLQYYIFEEGELADRLLVLFQEKIAKGVKIRMIYDGIGSFSLSKAYREKLLAVGVEVYPFLPFKFGRFLSSLNYRNHRKIIVVDGKLAFTGGINISDKYLKGDLSLGNWHDMHLKIQGEAASHLNTIFAMDWYLVSQKMIDPLVVAKAEITETDKTLVQIVSGGPDDDFPSLEQAYFTIINKATDYLFITNPYIIPGQAIMQALQTTARSGVDVRLMVSEKVDSIIVGWCVRSYFESMLKSGIKIYLFPEGFLHSKIIVSDDAVSTIGTANLDDRSFEQNYEVNAIIYDREFARLLRNDFLKDSNISRMLSYQEYVSRPWMEKLKEGFGKVFSSVL, encoded by the coding sequence ATGTGGTATGTAATTCTGATTTCAATTTACCTTATTTCTTCGGGTCTTATCGTGATTACTGTATTGCTGCATGGAGCAAGACCATCTAAAACCCTAGCGTGGGTATTAGCTATATTTACGGTTCCCGTAGGCGGCATTCTTTTGTATTTGTTATTGGGAAGAAATAGGAGGAAGAACAAATTGCTCAAATTAAAAAAGCAAGCCTTTTTAAATCTGCCCCAACCTACAGCATATCACATGGATTCCTTAAAAGGGGAGTATCAAAAATTGATGAAACTTGTTTATAAGAATTCCTTTTTTCCTCCTACCGTAAATAACCGACTCCATCTGCTAAAAGATGGAAAAACTACTTTTGAGGCCATCTTTAGTGCCTTGGAAAATGCGGAAGAGCAGATACACCTTCAATACTATATTTTTGAGGAAGGGGAACTTGCCGATCGATTACTGGTACTTTTTCAAGAAAAAATAGCCAAAGGCGTTAAGATACGGATGATTTACGACGGAATCGGCAGTTTTTCATTGAGCAAGGCCTATCGAGAAAAATTATTGGCCGTGGGGGTAGAAGTGTATCCCTTTCTTCCCTTTAAATTTGGACGTTTCCTTTCTTCGCTTAATTATAGGAACCATCGAAAAATAATTGTGGTAGATGGAAAGCTTGCCTTTACGGGAGGTATCAACATATCGGATAAATATCTAAAAGGGGATTTGTCTTTGGGAAATTGGCACGATATGCATCTTAAGATACAAGGGGAAGCAGCAAGCCATTTGAATACTATTTTTGCGATGGACTGGTACCTTGTGAGTCAGAAAATGATAGATCCTTTGGTGGTTGCCAAGGCCGAAATTACAGAAACGGATAAGACCTTGGTACAAATTGTTTCCGGTGGCCCGGATGACGATTTCCCCTCTCTGGAACAGGCCTATTTTACCATTATCAATAAAGCAACAGACTATCTGTTTATTACCAATCCCTATATTATCCCGGGACAGGCAATTATGCAAGCCTTACAGACAACGGCACGAAGCGGGGTAGATGTACGCCTGATGGTATCGGAAAAGGTAGATAGCATAATTGTTGGTTGGTGTGTGCGTTCCTATTTTGAGTCGATGCTCAAATCTGGGATAAAGATCTATCTATTTCCAGAGGGGTTCCTTCACAGTAAGATAATCGTTAGCGACGATGCGGTGTCTACCATAGGGACCGCTAATCTGGACGATCGTAGCTTTGAACAGAACTATGAGGTAAATGCCATTATCTATGATCGGGAATTTGCAAGATTGCTCCGTAACGATTTTCTAAAAGATTCCAATATAAGCAGAATGCTTTCCTACCAAGAATATGTAAGTAGACCTTGGATGGAAAAGTTAAAGGAGGGATTTGGTAAGGTCTTTAGCTCGGTATTATAA
- the mgtE gene encoding magnesium transporter, with protein sequence MIEIKTNFLELIGNKNWRLVKLSLNELDANDVVRVLQDAQKREKIILFRLLTRERKKKVFKLLSPSDQIEFVRALGGRPHKVANLLNDIKPDDRTTFFKELPKHVAQPLIQLLSPEEREITNVLLSYPKNSVGRLMTPEFVAIKPGFSVASSFEYIRNNGRDSETLNVIFIVDHAGKMIGDIRIGELLLAAPQQFVEELMDYRFVVLNAMDDQETAVKLFKKYDRVALPVVNKEGVLLGIVTFDDIMDVEEQESTEDFHKFGSIQSAISDPIKAKIFDLYKNRVVWLFVLVFMNVFSGEAMSNFEDVIQSYVPLVFFLPLLIDSGGNAGSQSATLMIRYLAVGGVKLNDWHKLVGKEFIVSFFLGITMAIGVAAVASFRAPEIVVVVGISMILMVMIGSLIGLLLPFVFTKLNLDPATASAPLVTSLSDICGVIIYFSIAAWFFGF encoded by the coding sequence ATGATTGAAATAAAAACAAATTTCCTTGAGCTTATCGGGAATAAAAACTGGAGATTAGTAAAACTTTCCTTAAATGAGTTGGATGCTAACGATGTTGTCCGAGTCTTGCAAGATGCACAAAAACGTGAAAAGATCATTCTGTTCAGGCTACTTACAAGAGAACGGAAAAAAAAGGTGTTCAAGCTTCTTTCACCTTCCGATCAAATTGAGTTTGTCCGAGCCCTAGGCGGAAGGCCGCATAAAGTTGCGAACCTTCTTAACGATATAAAGCCCGACGACAGAACTACATTTTTTAAGGAGTTACCAAAGCATGTTGCCCAACCCCTGATTCAATTGTTATCGCCTGAAGAACGGGAGATTACTAACGTATTACTAAGTTATCCAAAAAATAGCGTTGGCCGATTGATGACCCCAGAATTTGTGGCTATCAAACCCGGTTTTTCGGTAGCCTCCTCCTTTGAGTACATCCGGAATAATGGACGGGATTCGGAGACCTTGAACGTAATCTTCATTGTTGACCATGCTGGAAAAATGATCGGTGATATACGAATAGGGGAGCTGCTTTTAGCAGCTCCACAACAATTTGTGGAAGAACTGATGGATTATCGTTTCGTTGTACTCAACGCAATGGACGATCAAGAGACGGCAGTAAAACTGTTTAAGAAATACGATAGGGTCGCATTGCCCGTCGTTAACAAGGAAGGGGTCTTGCTAGGTATAGTAACCTTTGATGATATTATGGATGTTGAGGAACAAGAATCTACTGAAGATTTCCATAAATTTGGATCTATTCAAAGCGCTATATCCGATCCCATAAAGGCAAAGATATTCGACTTGTACAAGAACCGAGTGGTTTGGCTGTTCGTTTTGGTCTTTATGAATGTCTTTTCAGGTGAAGCCATGTCTAATTTTGAAGATGTTATTCAATCCTACGTTCCGTTAGTTTTCTTTTTGCCCCTTTTGATCGATAGTGGAGGAAATGCGGGCTCCCAATCGGCAACCCTTATGATCCGTTATTTGGCGGTAGGGGGCGTTAAATTGAACGATTGGCATAAATTAGTCGGCAAAGAATTTATAGTATCCTTTTTTTTAGGGATCACTATGGCGATCGGTGTAGCTGCAGTTGCCAGTTTTAGGGCTCCGGAAATAGTCGTCGTTGTCGGTATATCAATGATCTTAATGGTCATGATTGGGAGCTTGATTGGTCTTCTTTTACCCTTTGTCTTTACGAAGTTAAATTTAGATCCTGCGACGGCCAGTGCGCCCTTGGTAACCTCTTTATCGGACATTTGTGGCGTGATAATCTACTTTTCCATTGCTGCATGGTTTTTTGGATTTTGA
- a CDS encoding arsenate reductase family protein: MHNSLSNKGVISRSDRQITLYYNSRSQRGKQTLVYAKTHGLPIEEIDILKTPLTGTQITELADGLGIDIKELVNQKHYKYRRKFTVQCFSSEDWITVIQNHPEIMKQPIALRGDRTIFVETPTDIIRL, encoded by the coding sequence ATGCACAATTCTCTAAGTAATAAAGGAGTCATATCCAGATCAGATAGGCAGATTACATTATATTATAATTCCAGATCTCAAAGAGGAAAGCAAACCTTGGTATACGCCAAGACACATGGCCTTCCAATTGAGGAAATTGATATTTTAAAAACTCCGCTGACTGGCACTCAAATTACAGAGCTGGCAGATGGCTTGGGTATTGATATTAAAGAATTGGTCAATCAAAAACATTACAAATACAGAAGAAAATTTACTGTCCAATGTTTTTCTTCCGAAGATTGGATTACCGTGATACAAAACCATCCAGAAATAATGAAACAGCCTATAGCTTTGCGAGGTGACAGAACTATTTTCGTGGAAACTCCGACGGATATTATTCGGTTATGA
- a CDS encoding helix-turn-helix domain-containing protein, which yields MKKKAVVNDTPICQVRMQAISDTMSILSGKWKFHILGTLIEGSKLGFMDLLREIDGIGSKMLSKELQDLEMNHLVSRTVMNTKPITVEYAITEYGATLSPLINELAKWGIQYRQSIHG from the coding sequence ATGAAAAAGAAAGCAGTAGTAAACGATACCCCTATTTGTCAAGTTAGGATGCAAGCTATCAGCGATACGATGAGCATTTTATCTGGAAAATGGAAATTCCATATTTTAGGTACGCTTATAGAAGGCAGCAAATTGGGATTTATGGATTTGTTGAGAGAAATAGACGGCATTGGCAGTAAAATGCTTTCTAAAGAACTTCAAGACTTGGAAATGAACCACTTGGTTAGCCGAACAGTAATGAATACAAAACCAATAACTGTTGAATATGCGATTACTGAATACGGGGCAACCCTTTCCCCACTAATTAATGAGTTGGCAAAGTGGGGTATTCAATATAGACAGTCAATTCACGGTTAA
- a CDS encoding ClpXP adapter SpxH family protein, with protein MNNETSKNNPLLCDIETGMCETTDETSNTVTQSNEQSTKKSVKLIYYTDPICSSCWGIEPQLRKLKLEYGNAIEIEYRMGGLLPDWNYNSGGIGKPSDVASHWDEVSVHYDMPIDGDLWLEDPLDSSYPPSIAFKAAQMQDNEKALLFLREIKELVFLHKKNIAKWEHLEVAAKKVGLNTEKLKIDFDSSAKDLFEEDLKLGKELGVRGFPTIFFLDESGNKEIVYGTRPYAFYEMAILKLNPNITKSEYSKNWETLFSIYPTLTAKEFSELSGTPRNESEAQLNELVAKGNLEKHTTKNGSIWARKNTGR; from the coding sequence ATGAATAACGAAACATCTAAAAACAATCCGCTTTTATGCGATATAGAAACTGGAATGTGTGAAACGACTGATGAAACATCTAATACCGTAACTCAAAGCAATGAGCAATCAACTAAAAAATCTGTGAAATTAATTTATTATACGGATCCTATTTGTTCCTCGTGTTGGGGCATAGAACCACAATTGCGTAAACTTAAATTAGAATATGGAAATGCCATTGAAATAGAATATAGAATGGGTGGCTTATTGCCAGATTGGAATTACAATAGCGGTGGCATTGGTAAACCTTCAGACGTAGCCTCACACTGGGACGAAGTTAGTGTGCATTACGATATGCCCATTGACGGAGATCTATGGCTAGAAGACCCCCTAGACTCTTCTTATCCACCATCCATCGCATTTAAGGCAGCACAAATGCAAGACAATGAAAAAGCATTGCTGTTTCTTCGTGAAATTAAAGAATTAGTTTTTCTACACAAGAAAAATATTGCAAAGTGGGAACATTTAGAAGTTGCTGCTAAAAAAGTAGGATTAAATACCGAAAAGTTAAAAATAGATTTTGATAGTAGTGCAAAAGATTTATTTGAAGAAGATTTAAAGTTAGGAAAAGAACTAGGCGTAAGAGGATTCCCTACCATATTCTTTTTAGACGAATCTGGCAATAAAGAAATCGTTTATGGCACTAGACCTTATGCTTTTTACGAAATGGCCATTCTAAAATTGAATCCGAATATTACGAAAAGTGAATACAGTAAAAATTGGGAAACGCTTTTCTCAATATACCCTACGCTCACCGCAAAAGAGTTTTCAGAACTATCTGGAACTCCAAGAAATGAAAGTGAAGCACAATTAAATGAGCTAGTTGCAAAAGGAAATTTAGAAAAGCACACTACCAAAAATGGTTCTATTTGGGCAAGGAAGAATACAGGGCGTTAA
- a CDS encoding Dps family protein has protein sequence MAKLNSIGLDEQKSKVLAEKLNELLADYSIFYQNVRGYHWNIKGDKFFELHDKFQELYEDLFVKIDEVAERIRTLGHTPNHKFSIYQKEAKIKESSEVADGIQDMKNTLESFKIIITLQRELLILSADAADEGTNALMSDYISEQEKLVWMYSAYLK, from the coding sequence ATGGCAAAATTAAATTCAATTGGTTTGGACGAACAAAAATCCAAAGTACTAGCAGAAAAACTCAATGAGCTCTTGGCAGATTATTCAATCTTTTATCAGAATGTAAGAGGATATCATTGGAACATAAAAGGAGATAAATTCTTCGAGCTACACGACAAATTTCAAGAACTTTACGAAGATTTATTTGTGAAAATTGATGAGGTGGCAGAACGAATTCGCACACTTGGGCACACCCCAAACCACAAATTTTCGATCTATCAAAAAGAGGCGAAAATCAAAGAAAGTTCTGAGGTGGCTGACGGAATTCAGGATATGAAAAACACACTAGAATCATTCAAAATTATTATCACTCTACAACGAGAACTTCTAATTCTATCCGCAGATGCAGCAGACGAAGGAACCAATGCCTTGATGAGCGATTACATAAGTGAACAAGAAAAATTGGTGTGGATGTATTCTGCATATTTAAAATAA